A section of the Candidatus Finniella inopinata genome encodes:
- a CDS encoding leucine-rich repeat domain-containing protein codes for MQDTTTINQADRVVLHIESSDVRTLQLMQKPFYDMDLAGEETSLDKLEKLLMPFVSQITALNLMETYLKEDCFSVIERLVALESLILSDNAFGDKVMPSIGRLSELRHLEIAHTKITDVGVQGLISLRQLEKLDAGCNLLKNSGIKTISGITSLSDLDVRGCEFDEGALPFFLQMPKLKKLNISDNKFKKDVSFETFLAKAKEKGIEVKF; via the coding sequence TTGCAAGATACGACAACAATTAATCAGGCTGATCGCGTTGTTCTTCACATTGAGTCATCAGATGTTCGTACATTGCAACTCATGCAGAAGCCATTCTACGACATGGATTTAGCAGGGGAGGAAACTTCCTTAGATAAACTTGAAAAGTTGTTAATGCCTTTTGTTTCCCAAATCACCGCGCTTAATTTGATGGAAACGTATCTTAAAGAGGATTGCTTTTCCGTTATTGAGAGATTAGTAGCTTTGGAATCTTTGATTCTATCAGATAATGCATTTGGTGACAAAGTGATGCCTTCCATAGGACGGCTCAGTGAACTAAGACATTTAGAAATTGCTCATACAAAAATCACTGATGTTGGCGTCCAGGGCCTTATCTCTCTCAGACAATTGGAAAAATTAGATGCTGGTTGCAATCTTTTAAAGAATTCTGGAATTAAGACCATATCTGGGATAACTTCTCTTAGCGATCTTGACGTAAGGGGATGTGAATTTGATGAAGGGGCTTTACCTTTCTTTCTTCAAATGCCTAAGCTAAAAAAGCTAAACATATCTGATAATAAATTTAAAAAGGACGTTTCCTTTGAAACTTTCCTTGCTAAAGCGAAAGAGAAGGGCATAGAAGTTAAATTTTAG